In one window of Parcubacteria group bacterium DNA:
- a CDS encoding glycosyltransferase family 2 protein: MENKKICIVLPAYNAGKTLEKTINNLPRDLEAEIILVDDNSADDTLKIAEDLKITILKHDKNLGYGANQKTCYREALKRGADIVIMLHPDCQYDPRMIKGLLMPLELDVCDIVLGNRIRTRRETLKNGMPLIKYIFNRLMTILQNVVLGQNLGEFLTGYRAYTKKVLKTVNFEIFSNDFVFDSEFLMAAAYHGFRIGDVPVPTIYNQDSSQIKYAKGAKYMAETILTLTKYFFQKIKLFKFSIFKNRLN, from the coding sequence ATGGAAAATAAGAAAATCTGCATTGTCCTTCCGGCCTATAATGCCGGAAAAACACTGGAAAAAACTATTAATAATCTGCCAAGAGATTTGGAAGCGGAAATAATTCTTGTTGACGATAATAGCGCCGATGATACCTTGAAAATCGCAGAAGATCTGAAGATAACCATATTAAAGCACGATAAAAATCTTGGCTATGGCGCTAACCAAAAAACATGCTACAGGGAAGCCCTGAAAAGAGGAGCTGATATTGTAATCATGCTCCATCCAGACTGCCAATATGATCCCCGAATGATAAAGGGTCTTTTGATGCCTTTGGAATTAGATGTTTGCGATATTGTGCTGGGAAACAGGATAAGGACCAGGCGGGAAACTTTGAAGAATGGAATGCCGCTAATAAAATACATTTTCAATAGATTAATGACGATTTTGCAAAATGTGGTTCTGGGGCAAAATTTGGGAGAATTTTTAACCGGCTATCGAGCATACACCAAAAAAGTTTTGAAAACGGTAAATTTTGAAATATTTTCAAATGATTTCGTCTTCGACTCTGAATTTCTAATGGCAGCCGCTTATCACGGATTTCGGATCGGGGATGTTCCTGTTCCAACAATCTATAATCAGGATTCTTCCCAAATCAAATATGCAAAAGGGGCAAAATATATGGCAGAAACAATTTTAACTTTGACAAAATATTTTTTCCAAAAAATTAAGCTTTTTAAGTTTAGTATTTTTAAAAATCGTTTAAATTGA